From BD1-7 clade bacterium, one genomic window encodes:
- the gmk gene encoding Guanylate kinase — MTTSAKASLFVISAPSGAGKTSLVTALLERMRDIQVSVSHTTREARPGEVDGVNYHFVDKDQFVDMLGNNAFLEHAEVFGNYYGTSQQWVEATLAAGTDVILEIDWQGAQQVRKLMPCCSVFILPPSVEALHQRLTGRGQDGEAVIAKRMAEAQDEISHYPEADYLVINDDFDIALDELTAIIAGQRCRIELQQQKSADLLKALLAGE; from the coding sequence ATGACCACATCTGCCAAAGCATCACTGTTTGTTATCTCCGCCCCCTCGGGCGCAGGTAAAACTAGCCTCGTGACAGCCCTACTTGAACGCATGCGCGATATTCAAGTATCGGTTTCTCACACCACGCGTGAGGCACGTCCCGGCGAAGTCGACGGCGTGAACTATCACTTTGTGGATAAAGACCAGTTTGTCGACATGCTCGGCAACAATGCCTTTCTTGAACATGCAGAAGTCTTCGGCAACTATTACGGCACCTCACAGCAATGGGTAGAAGCCACATTGGCCGCAGGCACTGATGTGATTCTGGAAATCGATTGGCAAGGCGCCCAACAGGTAAGAAAACTGATGCCCTGCTGCTCGGTTTTTATTCTCCCCCCCTCAGTCGAAGCACTGCATCAACGCCTAACTGGACGCGGACAAGATGGCGAAGCCGTTATTGCCAAGCGCATGGCCGAAGCCCAGGACGAAATATCACACTATCCTGAAGCGGATTATCTGGTCATCAATGATGACTTTGATATCGCATTGGATGAACTGACCGCGATCATCGCCGGTCAACGTTGCCGCATTGAATTGCAGCAACAAAAGTCAGCCGATTTGCTAAAAGCGTTGTTGGCTGGCGAATAA
- the spoT gene encoding Bifunctional (p)ppGpp synthase/hydrolase SpoT, with the protein MASEPASDAPMLTILTLCDKISSYLSDEQVRQVKRAYYFAEQAHESQRRRSGEPYVIHPLAVANILSDMHMDHESLQAAMLHDVLEDTGVSKSALSRQFGESVTELVDGVSKLTQMDFDTKAEAQAENFQKMAMAMARDIRVIMVKLADRTHNMRTLGALKPEKRRRISKETLEIYAPIANRLGMNNMRIELEDLCFFGMYPMRASRIQAAVKSVRGKREELIEESRFIINEHLHEDKLEARVSGREKHLYSIYQKMKSSRKSFKDIMDVFGFRIIVDKVDTCYRVLGAMHALFKPVPGQFKDYIAIPKSNGYQSLHTILIGRHGVPIEVQIRTEEMEDMANNGIAAHWLYKQGNDYSSAVSGSHKRARQWVQGLLEIQERTGNSLEFIENVKIDLFPDEVYVFTPKGRILELPQGATAIDFAYALHTDLGSHCVGCYINRRLSSLSEPLQSGQTVEIITSINAQPNPVWLDFVVTGKARSNIRHVLKNHRHSESVALGERLLNKSLVSLGASLDEITEEQIDNLLQSTGHKNFDYVLEDIGIGNRVAYLTARQLLSEEHHEEATSAVTPALAQQTXLDDNQKALIISGTEGMMVNFAKCCHPLPGDSIVGHMSVGRGVVVHTNQCAHAEDIRRKHKAIELRWNVETKGEFVVPLCVEIKHQRGLIATLANKINSLDTNIESINAYDVDAYNSRVDIEISVKDRVHLARIMRHIRNIKSVTRISRVKSTQTKRNIP; encoded by the coding sequence ATGGCTTCTGAACCCGCCAGTGATGCGCCTATGCTCACTATTCTCACGCTATGCGACAAAATATCTAGCTACCTGAGCGATGAACAGGTCAGGCAGGTTAAGCGTGCCTACTACTTCGCTGAACAAGCCCATGAATCCCAACGCCGCCGCAGTGGCGAGCCTTATGTAATTCATCCGCTGGCTGTTGCCAATATTCTCTCCGATATGCACATGGATCATGAAAGCCTACAAGCGGCTATGCTCCACGATGTGCTCGAAGACACCGGCGTCAGCAAATCAGCACTGAGTCGTCAGTTTGGTGAATCGGTAACCGAACTCGTTGATGGTGTCAGCAAGCTGACCCAGATGGATTTTGATACCAAAGCTGAAGCACAGGCAGAAAACTTCCAAAAAATGGCGATGGCAATGGCGCGCGATATTCGTGTCATCATGGTCAAACTCGCGGACCGTACGCATAACATGCGTACCTTAGGCGCATTGAAACCTGAAAAGCGCCGCCGCATTTCCAAAGAAACGCTAGAAATATACGCACCGATCGCCAATCGTCTTGGCATGAACAATATGCGTATTGAACTCGAAGATCTGTGCTTCTTCGGAATGTATCCGATGCGCGCTAGCCGGATTCAGGCCGCCGTTAAGTCAGTTCGGGGAAAACGCGAAGAACTCATCGAAGAAAGCCGCTTTATCATCAACGAACATCTGCATGAAGATAAGCTGGAAGCCCGAGTTTCCGGCCGTGAGAAGCACCTTTATAGCATCTACCAGAAGATGAAAAGCTCACGCAAATCCTTCAAAGACATCATGGATGTGTTTGGCTTTCGCATCATTGTTGACAAGGTTGATACCTGTTACCGGGTACTAGGAGCAATGCACGCGCTCTTTAAACCGGTCCCCGGCCAGTTTAAAGACTATATTGCGATCCCCAAATCCAATGGCTATCAATCGCTGCATACCATTCTTATTGGTCGCCACGGTGTACCTATCGAAGTACAGATTCGTACCGAAGAAATGGAAGACATGGCCAATAACGGTATTGCTGCGCATTGGCTCTATAAACAAGGGAATGATTATTCCAGCGCGGTATCCGGCAGCCATAAACGTGCTCGCCAATGGGTTCAAGGTCTGCTGGAAATTCAGGAACGCACAGGTAATTCACTGGAATTCATCGAGAACGTTAAAATCGATCTATTCCCCGATGAAGTCTACGTATTTACCCCTAAAGGCCGCATTTTAGAGCTGCCTCAAGGGGCAACCGCAATCGATTTTGCCTATGCCTTGCATACAGATCTCGGCAGCCATTGTGTGGGTTGTTATATTAATCGCCGCCTGTCTTCACTGAGTGAACCACTCCAAAGTGGGCAAACCGTAGAAATTATTACCAGCATCAATGCTCAGCCGAACCCGGTCTGGCTCGATTTTGTAGTGACCGGAAAAGCACGCAGTAATATCCGCCACGTATTGAAAAATCATCGCCACAGCGAATCCGTCGCACTTGGCGAACGTCTGCTGAACAAATCACTGGTTTCTCTCGGTGCCAGCCTCGATGAAATCACCGAGGAGCAAATTGACAATCTGCTTCAATCGACCGGCCACAAAAACTTCGATTATGTGCTCGAGGATATCGGTATTGGCAACCGGGTTGCGTACTTAACCGCACGTCAGTTGCTCTCCGAAGAGCATCATGAAGAAGCCACTAGCGCCGTAACACCGGCCTTGGCCCAGCAAACCGNCCTCGACGACAACCAAAAAGCGCTGATCATCTCAGGCACAGAAGGCATGATGGTGAACTTTGCCAAGTGCTGTCACCCATTGCCAGGCGACTCTATCGTTGGCCACATGAGCGTCGGACGCGGTGTAGTTGTGCATACCAATCAATGTGCGCACGCAGAAGATATTCGTCGCAAACATAAAGCCATTGAATTACGTTGGAATGTCGAAACCAAAGGCGAATTTGTTGTCCCACTCTGTGTGGAGATCAAACACCAACGAGGCCTGATTGCCACACTGGCGAATAAGATCAACAGCCTCGACACCAATATCGAAAGCATCAACGCCTATGACGTGGATGCCTACAACAGCCGTGTCGATATCGAAATCAGCGTGAAAGACCGGGTTCATCTGGCCCGCATCATGCGTCATATACGTAATATCAAGTCGGTTACACGCATCAGTCGCGTAAAATCCACCCAGACAAAAAGGAACATCCCGTGA
- the rpoZ gene encoding DNA-directed RNA polymerase subunit omega: MARITVEDCLSKVDSRFELVMVASKRARQIATGGHVPLVPEEGDKPTVIALRELEENKVTAASIRQADEAVDEFDADGFI; the protein is encoded by the coding sequence ATGGCACGAATTACTGTTGAAGATTGTCTTAGTAAAGTCGACAGCCGTTTTGAACTGGTAATGGTTGCATCTAAGCGTGCACGCCAAATCGCAACCGGTGGTCACGTGCCACTAGTACCAGAAGAAGGTGATAAACCTACCGTTATTGCTTTGCGTGAGCTGGAAGAAAATAAAGTCACCGCTGCCAGTATCAGACAAGCCGATGAAGCCGTTGACGAATTCGACGCCGACGGTTTTATTTAA
- the rph gene encoding Ribonuclease PH: MNRPSGRAANQLRSVKITRQYTKHAEGSVLIEFGDTKVLCNASVSESVPSFLRGSGKGWVTAEYGMLPRSTNSRMRREAAAGKQGGRTVEIQRLIGRSLRAAVDLEALGEVSITIDCDVIQADGGTRTASITGACVALADALNALVAKGTIKSNPMTCMIGAVSVGIYEGEVVLDLDYPEDSAAETDMNVVMTSEGGFVEVQGTAEAAPFSADELNGMLASAKAGIEELFALQQAALAEG; this comes from the coding sequence ATGAATCGCCCCAGTGGTCGTGCTGCCAATCAACTTCGCTCTGTCAAAATTACCCGTCAATACACCAAACATGCTGAAGGTTCGGTGTTGATTGAGTTTGGTGATACCAAGGTGCTATGTAATGCATCGGTTTCTGAATCTGTACCCAGTTTTTTGCGTGGCTCGGGGAAAGGTTGGGTTACCGCTGAATATGGCATGTTGCCACGCTCAACAAACTCTCGCATGAGACGTGAAGCGGCGGCTGGTAAGCAGGGTGGCCGTACGGTTGAAATTCAACGTTTGATTGGTCGTTCTTTGCGCGCCGCGGTTGATCTTGAGGCCTTGGGTGAAGTTAGCATAACGATTGATTGTGATGTTATACAGGCAGATGGTGGTACACGTACGGCATCGATTACGGGTGCCTGCGTGGCCTTGGCTGATGCACTGAATGCATTGGTTGCCAAAGGCACAATCAAGAGTAACCCGATGACTTGCATGATTGGTGCAGTCTCAGTCGGTATTTATGAAGGTGAAGTGGTATTGGATCTGGATTATCCGGAAGATTCGGCAGCGGAAACCGACATGAATGTTGTTATGACATCTGAAGGTGGTTTTGTTGAGGTTCAGGGAACGGCGGAAGCAGCACCATTTAGCGCCGATGAATTGAATGGCATGTTAGCCAGCGCGAAGGCGGGTATTGAAGAATTGTTTGCACTGCAGCAGGCGGCTTTGGCAGAAGGCTAA
- a CDS encoding Uncharacterised protein (UPF0701 protein HI_0467), with translation MTLSMTAFARVEHQAPWGTLTWELRSVNHRYLEPTFKMPDFARSHEHLLREKLRKTLVRGKVECGLRFEKNTAEAQSISINNELLEALLNANQQVADKLPASAPEAASTFLQWPGIITTAGIDAEELQKAILESFEAALSQLVEYRTREGAELKNIIELRLTRIQEINQSVKSWLPEIIQNQRQKLLNRFADMQLDIDNDRVEQELVIIAQKIDVDEELDRLQTHLKEVQKTLNKGSPCGRRLDFLMQELNREANTLGSKSISAEQSQASVDLKVCIEQMREQIQNIE, from the coding sequence ATGACACTGAGCATGACTGCATTTGCCCGTGTTGAACATCAAGCACCCTGGGGCACACTGACCTGGGAACTGCGCTCGGTCAATCACCGTTACTTGGAACCGACATTCAAAATGCCGGATTTTGCCCGTAGCCACGAGCACTTGTTACGCGAAAAACTGCGCAAAACCTTAGTGCGAGGCAAAGTAGAATGTGGTTTGCGTTTTGAGAAGAATACTGCAGAAGCACAGAGCATCAGCATCAACAACGAACTGTTGGAAGCACTGCTAAATGCAAACCAGCAAGTCGCCGATAAACTCCCAGCTAGTGCCCCGGAAGCGGCCTCGACGTTTTTACAGTGGCCCGGCATTATTACTACCGCCGGCATTGATGCTGAAGAACTGCAAAAAGCCATTTTGGAGAGTTTTGAAGCGGCGCTTTCGCAGCTAGTCGAATACCGTACCCGCGAAGGTGCAGAGCTTAAAAATATCATCGAGCTGCGCCTGACACGCATTCAGGAAATCAACCAATCCGTCAAAAGCTGGTTGCCAGAAATTATCCAAAACCAACGCCAGAAGCTACTTAACCGCTTCGCCGATATGCAATTGGACATCGATAACGATCGTGTTGAACAAGAACTGGTGATCATAGCGCAAAAAATCGATGTCGATGAAGAACTGGATCGCCTGCAGACACATTTGAAAGAAGTACAGAAAACCCTCAATAAAGGCAGCCCATGTGGACGCCGACTCGATTTTCTGATGCAGGAATTAAATCGTGAGGCAAATACACTTGGTTCAAAATCCATCTCTGCCGAGCAAAGCCAGGCATCGGTCGACTTGAAGGTTTGCATCGAGCAGATGCGCGAACAAATTCAAAACATCGAGTAA